From Candidatus Binataceae bacterium, a single genomic window includes:
- a CDS encoding thiolase family protein, translating into MRNVYVLGTGMIKFGRYPEKTVPELGGEAALIAMKDAGVSIKDVEMFACGNLYQSNAMVGQRILQQIGQTGIPVINVSNACATGSTAFREAYLAVASGMYDVSMAVGVEQMGKQGLLGGAGGGDPAYSTEGRVGSGIMPAVFGQAGIEHMRKYGTTPEHFGKISVKSHKHATKNPFSQYRNEVTLEDVMNARMVAFPNTLYMCCPTGDGAAAAILVSEDKLKQLAGGRKRAKVAASILTSDPYTDRDLTLPDVSTLTRRASKQAYEKAGLGPKDIALTELHDCFATAELVHYENLGLCGDGEAGAFIDKKGGCHPDLGGFSPVNVSGGLLSKGHPLGATGVANICEVVWHLTQDERAKDRQVPNAKAGQAHVIGLGSACTIHILTV; encoded by the coding sequence ATGAGAAACGTTTATGTTCTCGGCACCGGGATGATCAAGTTCGGCCGCTATCCGGAGAAGACCGTTCCCGAGCTCGGCGGCGAAGCAGCACTAATCGCGATGAAGGATGCCGGCGTCTCGATCAAAGACGTCGAGATGTTCGCCTGCGGCAACCTCTACCAGTCCAATGCGATGGTCGGTCAGCGTATCCTGCAGCAGATCGGCCAGACTGGCATTCCCGTTATCAATGTGTCGAATGCGTGCGCGACCGGCTCGACCGCGTTCCGCGAGGCATATCTCGCTGTTGCGTCGGGGATGTACGACGTGTCGATGGCGGTCGGCGTTGAGCAGATGGGCAAGCAGGGTCTGCTCGGCGGCGCCGGTGGCGGCGATCCCGCATACAGCACGGAAGGACGCGTCGGCTCAGGCATCATGCCCGCGGTGTTCGGCCAGGCCGGTATCGAGCATATGCGCAAGTACGGCACGACTCCTGAGCACTTCGGCAAGATCTCGGTGAAGTCGCACAAGCATGCGACGAAGAACCCTTTCTCGCAGTATCGCAACGAAGTGACGCTCGAAGACGTGATGAACGCCCGCATGGTCGCGTTCCCCAACACTCTCTATATGTGTTGCCCGACTGGAGACGGCGCTGCCGCTGCGATCCTCGTTTCCGAGGATAAGCTGAAGCAGCTCGCCGGTGGCCGCAAGCGCGCCAAGGTCGCGGCCTCGATCCTCACTTCCGATCCGTACACCGATCGCGACCTCACGCTGCCCGACGTCAGCACTCTGACCCGCCGCGCCTCCAAGCAGGCCTACGAGAAGGCGGGCCTCGGACCCAAGGACATCGCGCTGACGGAGCTGCACGACTGCTTTGCGACCGCGGAGCTCGTGCACTACGAGAACCTCGGCCTCTGCGGCGATGGCGAGGCTGGCGCGTTTATCGACAAGAAGGGCGGATGTCATCCCGATCTCGGCGGCTTCTCTCCCGTCAACGTATCGGGCGGATTGCTCTCCAAGGGCCATCCTCTCGGCGCGACCGGCGTTGCGAATATCTGCGAAGTTGTGTGGCACCTCACCCAGGATGAGCGCGCGAAGGACCGTCAGGTCCCCAACGCGAAGGCCGGCCAGGCTCACGTTATCGGCCTCGGCTCCGCCTGCACCATCCATATCCTGACGGTGTAA
- a CDS encoding aminoglycoside phosphotransferase family protein, protein MAPQIYEKSERLGPVSHEQLSRAFARLDLGAVRAVAPVPYGLFGQNIFVTTDAGEFVFRGAPLVPWQFPTERFFTKLLHERTSVPVPWPYSIDASCDIFQWAFVIMPRMPGLQVTDRELRRDLAPADLIAIARAMAQNLVAMQSLTMPHCSRYDPDRDLVRPVPISDHAAWPFNNGYGEVADSPTHRELVIARVRCILDRARGANDRTTTADVEWVESLIDNADAALVEPFAPCFTMEDYKEGNAVLSRTPSGWKVTGLFDFMGCYFGDGETDLARVSAEYFDEDPRLAREFLTTYLRLKPARPGFAARFPLYMLLDRLIIWDHLQRNEAATAANLGTLRNWAEFYTLIANRLGISG, encoded by the coding sequence ATGGCGCCCCAGATTTACGAGAAGTCCGAACGGCTCGGCCCCGTTAGCCATGAGCAACTGAGTCGCGCCTTCGCGCGACTCGATCTCGGCGCGGTGCGCGCGGTGGCGCCCGTACCATACGGCCTCTTCGGCCAGAACATCTTCGTCACGACCGATGCCGGCGAATTCGTTTTCAGGGGTGCGCCTCTTGTTCCATGGCAATTCCCGACCGAGCGTTTCTTCACCAAGCTGCTCCATGAGCGCACGAGCGTTCCCGTTCCATGGCCATACTCGATTGACGCTTCGTGCGATATTTTTCAGTGGGCCTTCGTGATCATGCCGCGGATGCCGGGATTGCAGGTCACCGATCGCGAACTGCGGCGGGACCTCGCGCCTGCCGACCTGATCGCAATTGCACGGGCGATGGCGCAGAACCTCGTCGCGATGCAATCGCTCACGATGCCTCATTGCTCGCGCTACGATCCTGATCGCGACCTCGTGCGGCCGGTGCCGATCAGCGATCACGCCGCGTGGCCTTTCAACAATGGCTACGGCGAGGTCGCCGATTCACCGACACATCGCGAGCTCGTCATCGCGCGGGTCAGATGTATCCTCGATCGGGCGCGCGGCGCGAACGATCGTACGACTACAGCGGATGTTGAATGGGTCGAATCGCTAATCGACAACGCCGATGCGGCGCTCGTGGAGCCATTCGCGCCGTGCTTCACCATGGAGGACTACAAGGAGGGCAACGCGGTCCTGAGCCGCACGCCCTCGGGATGGAAGGTGACAGGTCTCTTCGACTTCATGGGATGCTATTTCGGAGACGGCGAGACCGATCTCGCGAGAGTCAGCGCTGAGTACTTCGACGAAGACCCGCGCCTCGCCCGCGAATTCCTCACGACATATCTGCGCCTGAAACCGGCGCGGCCAGGATTCGCCGCCCGCTTCCCGCTCTACATGCTGCTCGATCGCCTGATCATCTGGGACCACCTGCAAAGAAACGAAGCAGCCACGGCGGCGAATCTAGGCACCCTCCGCAACTGGGCCGAGTTCTACACACTAATCGCGAATCGCCTCGGCATAAGCGGCTAA
- a CDS encoding SDR family oxidoreductase, which yields MGKLDGKVAVITGAASGMGRATAIRFAKEGAAVVLTDLNSQGGETAVAECAAAGGKAVFQRTDVSSEADIKAAIERAVKEFGRLDITFNNAGVGGATGPIEKVTAEDFDRTIGILLRGVFLGMKYSIPEMRKAGGGSIISTSSVAGLTPAGYLSTYSAAKAAVINLTQAVAIEVGHDRIRVNCICPGGVNTPLVYKGMPGGQEGAEKSMARMQPIPRAGRPDDIANMALFLASDEAEWITGTAMVVDGGMATGNQRFRLRNMENAGFSGPSFTRKD from the coding sequence ATGGGCAAACTTGACGGCAAAGTGGCAGTGATTACCGGCGCGGCGAGCGGCATGGGGCGCGCAACCGCGATTCGATTCGCCAAAGAAGGCGCCGCGGTCGTGCTGACCGATCTGAATAGCCAGGGCGGCGAGACTGCAGTAGCAGAATGCGCGGCGGCGGGCGGCAAGGCGGTCTTCCAGCGCACCGACGTTTCGAGCGAGGCCGACATCAAGGCCGCGATCGAGCGCGCGGTGAAGGAATTTGGCCGGCTCGATATCACGTTCAATAACGCTGGCGTCGGCGGCGCGACGGGACCGATCGAAAAAGTCACGGCGGAAGACTTCGATCGCACCATCGGCATCTTGCTGCGCGGCGTGTTCCTCGGCATGAAGTATTCGATTCCCGAGATGCGCAAGGCCGGCGGCGGCTCGATTATCTCGACCTCGTCGGTCGCAGGCCTGACTCCCGCCGGATATCTCTCGACCTACAGCGCAGCCAAGGCGGCGGTGATCAACCTGACGCAGGCGGTCGCGATCGAAGTCGGTCACGACAGGATCCGCGTCAACTGCATCTGCCCGGGCGGCGTCAATACACCGCTGGTTTACAAGGGTATGCCCGGAGGTCAGGAAGGAGCGGAGAAGAGCATGGCCCGCATGCAACCGATTCCGCGCGCCGGCCGTCCCGACGACATCGCCAACATGGCGCTGTTTCTCGCCAGCGACGAGGCGGAGTGGATCACCGGCACCGCGATGGTGGTAGACGGCGGCATGGCGACCGGCAACCAGCGCTTCCGGCTGCGGAATATGGAGAACGCTGGCTTCTCGGGCCCGTCATTTACGCGAAAAGATTAA
- a CDS encoding OB-fold domain-containing protein: MAEQAQAATDTGPRPIVPFLKLDPKPHLVALKCSNCGSYFLDPKRVACSKCGSTREKLGEVSLSDKGKVYVFSVVHQSYPGIKTPFVTAIVDLPEGVSVRANLVDVDAEAVQKEPKKYFDLPVEMVTHVTSKDREGHDVIAFAYKPSKN, translated from the coding sequence ATGGCTGAACAAGCCCAGGCTGCTACCGATACGGGACCTCGTCCGATTGTCCCGTTCTTGAAACTTGATCCCAAGCCCCATCTGGTTGCGCTCAAATGCTCGAATTGCGGATCGTATTTTCTCGATCCCAAGCGCGTCGCATGCTCAAAGTGCGGCTCGACCAGGGAAAAGCTCGGCGAAGTATCGCTGTCCGACAAGGGCAAGGTTTACGTTTTCTCCGTCGTGCATCAGTCCTATCCCGGCATCAAAACCCCCTTCGTTACTGCTATAGTGGATCTACCCGAAGGCGTGAGCGTGCGCGCCAATCTGGTGGATGTCGATGCTGAAGCGGTTCAGAAGGAACCCAAGAAGTATTTCGATCTCCCGGTTGAGATGGTGACGCATGTGACCTCCAAGGATCGCGAAGGTCACGACGTTATCGCGTTCGCATACAAGCCAAGTAAGAACTGA
- a CDS encoding DNA internalization-related competence protein ComEC/Rec2 yields the protein MGRAPVRARTTPGKIRIAPIYAVAIAIVAGDAAGNFHLYAPLWTSVALAFAMLVAMLARRPRLGLAAACLAIACAASVAVEGVLAPGVVPGAIRDFPDHAEVTIEGRVVREPEDMPGRERLYVEVERAGLARQDLEPSSGTVRIAEFDPAAFEIGDEIRLTARLRFPRNFGDPGEFDYEGFMARSGVDATMTAARTALGTPAFEILSHHRSFPGSRIESIRRQIGVFIDRNLEQPEAAEMRALVIGDRGGITEGLRQKFAHTGMAHLLVISGLHLSMVAAVAFAIGRLGLMMVAPGLASRGYANKAAAIGAALAVTAYATIAGHHVSTTRALVMVLAYMLAIVIDRAREAIASLALAAIVICFAIPGSSADIGFQLSFASVIAILLGMQRFVAWTETRKRLGRLPGEKPARGWWWIEIIGGYLAVSFWAMLATAPLTAYSFNQVSFIGIAANAIVVPIMGFFATIAGLFAAALSFICEPAAQIILHLGGYALAISNALAQWFANLPGAWMPIFTPTILEVALAYSVLLAWLLAPRAAQPARNLRSRKMAIAHIGIAIVLAIAVIADAAWWINDRYFSRDLRVTFLAVGEGDSAVVRFPGSRVMLIDAGGAYPGFDAGERLIARYLWSLKIMTVDYMALSHPDQDHFGGFGYVAANFHPGEFWTSASGSDDRSYAQLLDELHALHVPTKVIKADTPNEPIGGVWIESLGRTADSDDPSHNNASMVLRLSLGDNSFLFTGDIEAPAERAIMQEHSDLRATVLKVPHHGSSTSSSQAFIEAVAPQFAVISTGYMNRFHFPAPAVIDRYEMFGSTVMRTDLDGAVMADASANRLAISTSWGEPMVTPHTDILRPAHRAPGSMEEFILTSFGGSY from the coding sequence TTGGGGCGGGCTCCGGTCCGCGCCCGCACGACGCCGGGAAAAATCCGAATCGCACCAATCTATGCGGTCGCGATTGCGATCGTCGCGGGCGACGCCGCCGGTAATTTTCACCTCTATGCGCCGCTCTGGACGAGTGTCGCGCTCGCGTTCGCGATGCTCGTCGCGATGCTCGCGCGGCGGCCGCGCCTCGGGCTTGCGGCGGCATGCCTTGCGATCGCGTGCGCGGCGTCGGTCGCGGTTGAGGGCGTCCTTGCACCGGGCGTCGTTCCAGGCGCAATTCGCGATTTTCCCGACCATGCCGAAGTCACAATTGAAGGCCGCGTCGTGCGCGAGCCTGAGGATATGCCCGGCCGCGAGCGGCTCTACGTCGAGGTCGAGCGGGCGGGCCTCGCGCGACAGGATCTGGAGCCATCGTCGGGGACGGTACGTATCGCCGAGTTCGACCCTGCCGCGTTCGAGATCGGCGACGAGATTCGGCTGACAGCGCGGCTGCGCTTTCCGCGCAACTTCGGCGACCCGGGAGAGTTCGACTACGAAGGATTCATGGCGCGTTCGGGCGTCGACGCTACGATGACCGCGGCGCGCACGGCGCTCGGCACGCCAGCCTTCGAGATTCTCAGCCATCATCGGTCATTTCCGGGTTCGCGGATCGAATCGATAAGGCGGCAAATCGGCGTGTTCATTGATCGCAACCTTGAACAACCCGAGGCGGCCGAGATGCGCGCACTGGTGATCGGTGACCGCGGCGGAATCACCGAAGGCCTGCGCCAGAAATTCGCGCATACCGGGATGGCGCATCTGCTGGTGATCTCGGGATTGCATCTCAGCATGGTCGCCGCCGTCGCGTTCGCGATCGGCCGCCTCGGCCTGATGATGGTCGCGCCAGGCCTCGCGAGCCGCGGCTATGCCAACAAGGCCGCCGCGATTGGCGCCGCGCTCGCCGTGACCGCATATGCGACGATCGCGGGGCATCACGTCTCGACGACGCGCGCGCTGGTGATGGTGCTGGCGTACATGCTGGCGATCGTAATCGATCGCGCGCGCGAGGCGATCGCGAGCCTGGCGCTGGCCGCGATCGTGATTTGCTTCGCGATACCCGGTTCCTCGGCCGACATCGGCTTCCAGCTCTCGTTCGCGTCGGTGATCGCGATCCTGCTCGGCATGCAGCGCTTCGTCGCATGGACTGAAACGCGCAAGAGGCTCGGACGTCTGCCTGGCGAAAAGCCCGCGCGCGGATGGTGGTGGATCGAGATCATTGGCGGCTACCTGGCCGTGTCGTTCTGGGCGATGCTCGCGACCGCGCCGCTGACCGCCTATAGCTTCAACCAGGTTTCATTTATTGGCATCGCCGCCAACGCCATCGTCGTCCCGATCATGGGATTCTTCGCGACGATTGCGGGCCTCTTCGCCGCGGCGCTGAGCTTTATCTGCGAGCCGGCGGCGCAAATCATTCTGCATCTGGGTGGCTACGCGCTCGCGATCAGCAACGCTCTTGCGCAATGGTTCGCGAATCTGCCGGGTGCCTGGATGCCGATCTTCACGCCGACGATTCTTGAAGTCGCGCTCGCGTATTCCGTCCTTCTCGCATGGCTGCTGGCGCCACGCGCGGCGCAACCGGCGCGGAATCTTCGATCGCGAAAGATGGCGATTGCTCACATCGGTATCGCGATTGTTCTTGCCATTGCGGTCATCGCTGACGCGGCGTGGTGGATCAATGACCGTTATTTCTCACGCGATTTGCGCGTGACGTTTCTAGCGGTAGGCGAGGGCGACTCGGCCGTCGTGCGCTTTCCCGGCTCGCGCGTGATGTTAATCGACGCGGGCGGCGCGTACCCGGGCTTCGATGCGGGCGAGCGGTTGATCGCGCGCTACCTGTGGTCGCTCAAGATAATGACCGTCGACTACATGGCGCTGAGCCATCCCGATCAGGATCACTTTGGCGGCTTCGGCTATGTCGCGGCAAATTTCCATCCGGGCGAATTCTGGACGTCGGCTTCCGGCAGCGACGATCGCAGTTACGCGCAACTTCTTGACGAGCTGCACGCGCTCCACGTGCCAACCAAGGTGATCAAAGCCGACACGCCGAACGAGCCGATCGGCGGCGTCTGGATCGAGTCGCTCGGGCGCACGGCCGATAGCGACGATCCTTCGCACAACAACGCCTCGATGGTCTTGCGGCTGAGTCTCGGCGATAACTCGTTCCTGTTCACCGGCGATATCGAGGCGCCCGCCGAGCGCGCGATCATGCAGGAGCACAGCGACCTACGCGCGACGGTCCTCAAAGTGCCGCATCATGGCTCCTCGACATCGTCATCGCAGGCGTTTATCGAGGCGGTCGCGCCGCAATTCGCTGTGATCTCGACCGGCTACATGAACCGCTTCCATTTCCCGGCCCCGGCGGTGATCGATCGCTACGAGATGTTCGGCTCGACCGTGATGCGCACCGACCTCGACGGCGCCGTGATGGCCGACGCCTCGGCGAATCGGCTCGCGATCTCGACCTCGTGGGGCGAGCCGATGGTCACGCCGCACACCGACATCCTGCGCCCCGCCCATCGCGCGCCGGGGTCGATGGAGGAGTTCATCCTGACGAGTTTCGGTGGCTCGTATTGA
- a CDS encoding alpha/beta hydrolase, with translation MNAQEFHSSRQFTETPCGRIAHVERGEGPVALFVHGLPLCGFQWRYQMEDLAPIRKCVAPDLMGVGYTEPNKGQDISFESQAKMLAAFLDARGIAEVDLVGNDTGGGVSQIFAATHPRRIRTLTLTNCEVSNLWPNQMLQQFYGALKSGAIGEAFKAMATNEALAQQQLGGAVFENPASLTAEMAGVYFGPFAESADRREQVRGFADALKNRDQLVAAGSRLKESKFPSQVIWGDADTAFDTPGSLEWLRGNIGGMRRVITVPGAKLFWPEEHPRVLSTLLKDFWNAN, from the coding sequence ATGAACGCTCAGGAATTCCACTCGTCCCGCCAATTCACCGAAACGCCCTGCGGCCGGATCGCCCATGTCGAGCGCGGCGAAGGCCCCGTCGCGCTTTTCGTCCACGGCTTGCCGCTGTGCGGCTTCCAGTGGCGCTACCAGATGGAGGATCTCGCGCCCATTCGCAAATGTGTCGCGCCCGACCTCATGGGTGTGGGCTACACCGAGCCGAATAAAGGCCAGGACATCTCTTTCGAATCGCAGGCCAAAATGCTCGCGGCGTTTCTCGATGCGCGCGGTATCGCCGAGGTCGATCTGGTCGGCAACGACACCGGCGGCGGCGTGAGCCAGATCTTCGCCGCGACGCATCCGCGCCGCATCCGCACGCTCACGCTGACCAATTGCGAGGTCAGCAACCTGTGGCCCAACCAGATGCTCCAGCAGTTCTACGGCGCGCTCAAATCCGGAGCTATTGGCGAGGCTTTCAAGGCGATGGCGACCAATGAAGCGCTGGCGCAGCAACAACTTGGCGGCGCGGTCTTCGAGAACCCGGCGAGCCTGACCGCCGAGATGGCGGGCGTTTACTTCGGTCCATTTGCCGAGTCCGCAGATCGTCGTGAACAGGTTCGCGGCTTCGCGGACGCGTTGAAAAATCGCGATCAGCTGGTTGCTGCCGGTTCGCGGCTCAAGGAATCGAAGTTCCCCTCGCAGGTTATCTGGGGCGACGCTGATACCGCGTTCGATACGCCGGGATCGCTCGAATGGCTGCGCGGCAATATTGGCGGCATGCGCCGCGTGATCACGGTGCCGGGCGCGAAGCTCTTCTGGCCGGAGGAGCATCCCCGGGTGCTCAGCACGCTGCTCAAGGATTTCTGGAACGCGAACTGA
- the uvrC gene encoding excinuclease ABC subunit UvrC: MSSEEEKAPPNPSERIGKRYASLVEYPDAPAAQPARAEGQAVSAELDDSEIERKLGLSSPEPGVYLLRDRAGKVLYVGKAKSLRSRVRAYFRSDDGDGRFQMRFLMRKVRDFDTIVTTSEKEALILENNLIKQYKPRYNIRLKDDKSYLSAKITNHAWPRITVTRKIVKDGGRYFGPFGSADGLRETIDVIRKVFPLRTCNDAVFRNRSRPCLEYQIKRCLGPCCLPVDRAEYDKQLHAAEMLLQGKNLELLREMRDQMKGFAERLEFEEAARVRDRVRAIEKTVEKQTVLHHWGIDQDVFGLYREGGYIEAIVLIVRGGKLTSTQGWSFQDLEFADEDVLADLLTQYYSGARNIPDEVVLPVVLEDFDARAELLTDKRGKKVEFLVPQRGEKLRLLEMAQDNARQSFASRRDNEQTREKMLDELRTKLHLRNTPKRIECYDISNLQGSMVVASQVTFDEGEPRKDLYRRYRIRSFEGQDDFASMYEVLKRRVERAMRENLYPDLWVIDGGKGQLNVALQVLRESNLLEQIDCVSLAKQHVLNYRHEKEVAKSDERVFLPNRKDPIVLPKNSTALFLLVRVRDEAHRFAITYNRELRRRARLRSVIDDIEGIGPVRRRALLRHFGSLKRIREATTDEIAAVKGVNADLAALIRRHLDEMSALLDSEERAEETLTAADDAPVAVVEPPAEAAAEEKADPEPPPQN, translated from the coding sequence ATGTCCTCAGAAGAAGAGAAGGCGCCCCCGAATCCGAGCGAACGAATCGGCAAGCGCTACGCCTCGCTCGTCGAATATCCCGACGCTCCTGCCGCGCAGCCGGCGAGAGCGGAAGGCCAGGCTGTATCCGCGGAGCTCGACGATTCGGAGATCGAACGCAAGCTCGGTCTTTCGTCGCCCGAGCCGGGCGTGTACCTGCTGCGCGACCGCGCGGGCAAGGTGCTCTATGTCGGCAAGGCCAAGTCGCTGCGCTCGCGCGTGCGCGCATACTTTCGCAGCGACGATGGCGACGGCCGCTTCCAGATGCGTTTCCTGATGAGGAAGGTGCGCGACTTCGACACCATCGTCACCACGAGTGAGAAAGAGGCGCTCATCCTCGAAAACAATCTGATCAAGCAATACAAGCCGCGCTACAACATCCGGCTTAAAGACGACAAGTCGTATCTCAGCGCGAAGATTACGAATCACGCATGGCCGCGAATCACGGTCACGCGCAAGATCGTCAAGGACGGCGGCCGCTATTTCGGCCCGTTCGGATCGGCTGACGGGCTGCGCGAGACGATCGACGTAATCCGCAAGGTCTTTCCGCTCCGCACCTGCAATGACGCGGTGTTTCGTAATCGCTCGCGCCCGTGCCTCGAGTATCAGATCAAGCGATGCCTCGGGCCATGCTGTCTGCCCGTCGATCGCGCCGAGTATGACAAGCAGTTACACGCGGCCGAGATGCTCTTGCAGGGAAAAAACCTCGAGCTGTTGCGTGAGATGCGCGACCAGATGAAGGGTTTCGCCGAGCGGCTCGAATTCGAGGAAGCGGCCCGAGTGCGCGATCGCGTGCGCGCGATCGAGAAGACCGTTGAGAAGCAGACCGTGCTGCATCACTGGGGAATCGACCAGGATGTCTTCGGGCTGTATCGCGAGGGCGGGTATATCGAGGCGATCGTGCTCATCGTGCGCGGCGGCAAACTCACCAGCACGCAAGGATGGAGTTTCCAGGACCTCGAGTTCGCCGATGAAGACGTGCTCGCCGATCTGCTCACGCAATATTATTCGGGCGCGCGCAATATCCCTGACGAGGTCGTGCTGCCGGTTGTACTCGAAGACTTCGACGCGCGCGCCGAGCTGCTCACCGATAAGCGCGGCAAAAAAGTCGAGTTTCTCGTGCCGCAGCGCGGCGAGAAGCTGCGCCTGCTCGAGATGGCGCAGGACAATGCGCGCCAGAGCTTCGCCTCGCGCCGCGACAACGAGCAGACGCGCGAGAAGATGCTCGACGAGCTGCGCACCAAGCTTCATCTGCGCAACACCCCCAAGCGCATCGAATGCTACGACATTTCCAATCTGCAGGGCTCGATGGTCGTCGCGTCGCAGGTCACGTTCGACGAAGGCGAGCCGCGCAAAGATCTCTATCGCCGCTACCGGATCCGCAGCTTCGAGGGCCAGGACGATTTCGCCAGCATGTACGAGGTGCTCAAGCGCCGCGTCGAGCGCGCGATGCGTGAGAACCTCTATCCCGACCTGTGGGTGATTGACGGCGGCAAGGGGCAGCTCAATGTCGCGCTCCAGGTGCTGCGCGAATCGAACCTGCTCGAGCAAATTGACTGCGTGTCACTCGCCAAGCAGCACGTGCTTAATTACCGGCATGAGAAGGAAGTTGCCAAGTCTGACGAGCGGGTCTTCCTGCCGAATCGCAAGGACCCGATCGTGCTGCCGAAGAACTCGACGGCGCTCTTCCTGCTCGTCCGCGTGCGCGACGAGGCGCATCGGTTTGCGATCACCTACAACCGCGAGTTGCGCCGCCGCGCGCGCCTGCGATCTGTCATCGACGATATCGAGGGGATCGGCCCGGTGCGGCGACGCGCGCTGCTGCGGCATTTCGGGAGCCTCAAGCGAATTCGCGAGGCGACCACCGACGAGATCGCCGCGGTGAAGGGCGTCAATGCCGATCTCGCGGCACTGATTCGACGGCATCTCGACGAAATGTCGGCGCTGCTCGACAGCGAGGAGCGCGCCGAAGAAACCCTCACCGCCGCCGATGACGCACCGGTCGCGGTGGTCGAACCTCCCGCCGAAGCGGCTGCCGAAGAAAAGGCCGATCCCGAGCCACCTCCGCAGAACTAG
- a CDS encoding helix-turn-helix domain-containing protein encodes MAVKSRQAENAAATRSALIKVARKLFAEHGYAETGTEEVVRRARVTRGALYHHFKDKQDLFKAVLLAEEERLAGVVGERASRETHPWRALMAGTEAFLDACLDPAVQRIVLIEGPAVLGWQAYRKIDNDYFLAGTIASIEAAMAAGEIPRQPVEPLAHIMMGAVHEASTLIAHASDRAKTRREVSEVIDRLMNGLRAGTR; translated from the coding sequence ATGGCAGTCAAGAGCCGCCAGGCGGAAAATGCCGCCGCTACCCGTTCAGCCCTGATCAAGGTCGCGCGCAAGCTCTTCGCCGAGCACGGTTACGCCGAGACCGGGACCGAAGAGGTCGTGCGCCGTGCCCGCGTCACCCGCGGCGCGCTTTATCATCACTTCAAGGACAAACAGGACCTGTTCAAAGCCGTGTTGCTGGCCGAGGAGGAGCGCCTGGCCGGAGTCGTTGGCGAAAGAGCTTCGCGAGAGACCCATCCGTGGCGGGCGCTGATGGCAGGCACCGAGGCTTTTCTCGACGCGTGCCTCGATCCCGCAGTTCAGCGCATTGTGTTAATCGAGGGACCGGCAGTCTTGGGATGGCAAGCCTACCGGAAGATCGACAACGATTACTTTCTGGCGGGTACGATCGCCTCGATCGAAGCCGCGATGGCGGCCGGCGAGATCCCGCGCCAGCCCGTCGAGCCTCTCGCACACATCATGATGGGTGCGGTGCACGAGGCCTCGACGCTGATCGCGCACGCGAGCGATCGCGCGAAGACGCGCCGCGAAGTCAGCGAGGTCATCGACCGACTGATGAACGGCCTCCGGGCGGGAACGCGTTAG
- a CDS encoding class I SAM-dependent methyltransferase: MSDFAVDERIRRVQESIDKIYSSGNALGEDGQLYSVLPTSVTPSRSRFISKMCLSEGAKTCVETGMAWGLSTLTIVAALIRNGAEPRAHVVMDPWQFSHFHNAGVRVVKDAGEGAMIEFHEQPSELVLPRLLAEGRTFDFAYIDADHEFQAAFVEFFYCDRLLKPGGLLVIDDYDVHGVRLTCEFAELYHGYQLLGEDFEGVRPHKERSWFGLGKPVPSLPWIRAYRKPMESLDRETFKLMPMFMNSPQYRRYASNRLRRQGLSALAGGDQAAARRMLRDAMRAEPDHLKPYLAYLRSFLPRKLADALSSQKNRSPAA; this comes from the coding sequence GTGAGCGATTTCGCAGTGGACGAACGCATCCGGCGCGTTCAGGAATCCATCGACAAAATTTATTCCAGCGGCAACGCACTGGGCGAGGACGGTCAGCTCTACAGCGTCCTGCCGACCAGCGTCACGCCCTCGCGCTCGCGCTTTATCAGCAAGATGTGTCTCAGCGAGGGTGCGAAGACCTGCGTCGAAACCGGGATGGCGTGGGGACTCTCGACGCTCACGATCGTCGCGGCGCTGATCCGCAACGGTGCGGAACCGCGTGCGCACGTGGTGATGGATCCGTGGCAGTTCTCTCACTTTCACAACGCCGGAGTGCGCGTTGTCAAAGATGCAGGCGAGGGCGCGATGATCGAGTTCCACGAGCAGCCCTCCGAGCTCGTGCTGCCGCGGCTCCTCGCCGAGGGCCGGACCTTCGACTTTGCATATATCGACGCCGACCATGAATTCCAGGCCGCATTCGTCGAGTTCTTTTATTGCGATCGGCTGTTGAAGCCCGGCGGTCTGCTCGTGATCGACGATTACGACGTCCACGGCGTGCGCCTGACTTGCGAGTTCGCCGAGCTCTATCATGGCTATCAGCTGCTGGGTGAGGACTTCGAGGGCGTTCGCCCGCATAAGGAACGGAGCTGGTTCGGCCTCGGCAAGCCGGTGCCGTCGCTGCCGTGGATTCGCGCCTATCGCAAGCCGATGGAATCGCTCGACCGCGAGACCTTCAAGCTGATGCCGATGTTCATGAACTCGCCGCAGTATCGGCGCTATGCGTCGAATCGGCTCCGGCGCCAAGGCTTGAGCGCGCTCGCTGGCGGTGATCAGGCGGCGGCGCGGCGCATGTTGCGCGACGCGATGCGTGCGGAGCCCGATCATCTGAAACCGTATCTCGCCTACCTGCGCAGTTTTCTGCCGCGCAAGCTCGCTGACGCGCTGAGCAGTCAGAAAAATCGCAGTCCAGCAGCATGA